One region of Oncorhynchus mykiss isolate Arlee chromosome 8, USDA_OmykA_1.1, whole genome shotgun sequence genomic DNA includes:
- the cahz gene encoding carbonic anhydrase, which translates to MSHSWGYGPSDGPEKWCDGFPVANGPRQSPIDIIPGQTSYDSTLKPLKLKYDPSNSTDILNNGHSFQVGFVDDVDSSTLTGGPITGIYRLKQFHFHWGASDDRGSEHTVNGIKFPCELHLVHWNTKYPSFGEAASEPDGLAVVGVFLKIGAANPRLQKVLDALGAIKSKGKQTTFSNFDAKTLLPCSLDYWTYDGSLTTPPLLESVTWIVLKEPISVSPTQMGKFRSLMFSGDGEAPCCMQDNYRPPQPLKGRKVRRSFK; encoded by the exons GACCTGAGAAGTGGTGTGATGGCTTTCCTGTTGCTAATGGACCCAGGCAGTCTCCTATTGATATTATTCCTGGTCAAACCTCCTATGATTCTACCTTGAAGCCCCTCAAACTGAAATATGACCCATCCAACTCCACAGACATTCTGAACAATGGCCATTCCTTCCAAGTTGGCTTTGTGGATGATGTTGACAGTTCAA CACTGACCGGAGGCCCCATCACTGGCATATACAGGCTGAAGCAGTTCCACTTCCACTGGGGCGCCAGTGACGACAGGGGCTCTGAGCACACCGTCAATGGAATCAAGTTCCCCTGTGAG CTCCATCTGGTGCACTGGAACACCAAGTACCCTAGCTTTGGTGAGGCCGCTAGTGAACCCGATGGACTCGCTGTGGTTGGAGTGTTTCTGAAG ATTGGTGCTGCAAACCCCAGACTGCAGAAGGTTCTCGATGCTCTGGGGGCCATCAAATCAAAG GGAAAGCAAACTACATTTTCCAACTTTGATGCCAAAACTCTGTTGCCTTGCTCACTGGACTACTGGACATATGATGGCTCCCTGACCACTCCCCCTCTGCTGGAGAGTGTCACCTGGATCGTCCTGAAGGAACCGATCAGTGTCAGCCCTACCCAG atgGGTAAATTCCGCAGCTTAATGTTCAGTGGTGATGGAGAGGCACCTTGCTGCATGCAGGACAACTACCGGCCCCCTCAGCCTCTCAAGGGACGCAAGGTCCGCCGGTCCTTCAAGTAA
- the cahz gene encoding carbonic anhydrase isoform X1 — MSHSWGYGPSDGPEKWCDGFPVANGPRQSPIDIIPGQTSYDSTLKPLKLKYDPSNSTDILNNGHSFQVGFVDDVDSSTLTGGPITGIYRLKQFHFHWGASDDRGSEHTVNGIKFPCELHLVHWNTKYPSFGEAASEPDGLAVVGVFLKIGAANPRLQKVLDALGAIKSKGKQTTFSNFDAKTLLPCSLDYWTYDGSLTTPPLLESVTWIVLKEPISVSPTQDNARPTWFTTRLR; from the exons GACCTGAGAAGTGGTGTGATGGCTTTCCTGTTGCTAATGGACCCAGGCAGTCTCCTATTGATATTATTCCTGGTCAAACCTCCTATGATTCTACCTTGAAGCCCCTCAAACTGAAATATGACCCATCCAACTCCACAGACATTCTGAACAATGGCCATTCCTTCCAAGTTGGCTTTGTGGATGATGTTGACAGTTCAA CACTGACCGGAGGCCCCATCACTGGCATATACAGGCTGAAGCAGTTCCACTTCCACTGGGGCGCCAGTGACGACAGGGGCTCTGAGCACACCGTCAATGGAATCAAGTTCCCCTGTGAG CTCCATCTGGTGCACTGGAACACCAAGTACCCTAGCTTTGGTGAGGCCGCTAGTGAACCCGATGGACTCGCTGTGGTTGGAGTGTTTCTGAAG ATTGGTGCTGCAAACCCCAGACTGCAGAAGGTTCTCGATGCTCTGGGGGCCATCAAATCAAAG GGAAAGCAAACTACATTTTCCAACTTTGATGCCAAAACTCTGTTGCCTTGCTCACTGGACTACTGGACATATGATGGCTCCCTGACCACTCCCCCTCTGCTGGAGAGTGTCACCTGGATCGTCCTGAAGGAACCGATCAGTGTCAGCCCTACCCAG GACAATGCGAGACCCACATGGTTTACAACGAGGCTCAGGTGA